From the genome of Gracilibacillus salitolerans, one region includes:
- the narI gene encoding respiratory nitrate reductase subunit gamma encodes MNASIDWILWGILPYIVLTIFIGGHIYRYQKDQFGWSSKSSEFLEKKHLRIGSTLFHWGMLFVLGGHFLGILVPVTVYESFGVTEHQYHIIALAFGIPAGIAAVIGLALLCYRRLSVQRIKKTTSKGDWAVLFFLLIVVVSGLSATFLNVDSHGFDYRTTIAPWFRGLFIFRIEPHLMAEVPVWFKIHLLANYAFASIWPFTRMVHVFSFPIRYLSRSYVIYKKQVRKA; translated from the coding sequence ATGAATGCTTCCATCGATTGGATTCTATGGGGAATCCTGCCTTATATCGTGTTAACGATCTTCATTGGTGGTCATATTTATCGTTATCAGAAAGATCAGTTTGGCTGGTCTTCCAAATCCAGTGAATTTTTAGAGAAAAAGCATTTGCGAATTGGCTCAACTTTGTTTCATTGGGGAATGTTATTTGTCTTAGGTGGTCACTTTCTTGGGATATTAGTGCCTGTGACCGTTTATGAGTCATTTGGAGTGACGGAGCATCAATACCATATAATCGCGCTTGCATTCGGTATTCCGGCTGGTATTGCAGCAGTGATCGGTCTTGCCTTACTTTGCTATCGTCGTTTAAGTGTACAACGGATTAAAAAAACAACATCCAAAGGAGATTGGGCCGTCTTATTCTTTTTATTGATTGTTGTTGTTTCAGGTTTATCAGCAACGTTTTTGAATGTTGATTCACATGGGTTTGACTACCGAACAACGATTGCACCTTGGTTTAGAGGGTTATTCATATTTCGGATTGAACCGCATTTAATGGCGGAAGTCCCTGTTTGGTTTAAAATTCACTTACTTGCCAATTATGCTTTTGCATCGATTTGGCCGTTCACAAGAATGGTGCATGTGTTCAGTTTCCCAATACGTTACTTGTCAAGAAGTTATGTCATCTACAAGAAACAAGTTCGAAAAGCTTAA
- the narJ gene encoding nitrate reductase molybdenum cofactor assembly chaperone, with protein MKQEVIASSYQLISFFLRYPTEEHRLAVVDAQRFVAEIEELSVKKPLADFLDTIADWDQDQWVEHYIEVFDFGKTSNLYMTYLKLGEQKERGLELLKLKKFYEAAGFEVTDKELPDFLPLMLEFCGEVRKEVRLELLGKHVAAIVETKNKLVKFESTYHLLLNALITLIKAEGLEVEEEALTIEEKPLSLEDVRIMQSMREQLINNQLS; from the coding sequence ATGAAGCAAGAAGTGATCGCATCAAGCTATCAGTTAATCAGCTTTTTTCTGCGCTATCCAACAGAAGAGCACAGATTGGCAGTTGTGGATGCACAAAGATTTGTTGCTGAAATCGAGGAGCTATCCGTTAAAAAGCCGCTCGCAGATTTCCTTGATACTATCGCTGATTGGGATCAGGATCAATGGGTGGAACATTATATCGAAGTATTTGATTTCGGCAAAACTTCTAATTTATATATGACATATTTAAAACTTGGGGAACAAAAAGAAAGAGGTTTAGAACTATTAAAGCTGAAGAAATTTTATGAAGCGGCTGGTTTTGAAGTAACAGATAAGGAACTTCCTGATTTCTTGCCTTTAATGCTTGAATTTTGCGGGGAAGTAAGGAAAGAAGTACGGCTCGAGTTATTAGGAAAACACGTGGCAGCGATTGTGGAAACGAAAAACAAGTTAGTCAAATTCGAAAGTACTTATCATCTTTTATTAAACGCATTGATCACATTGATAAAGGCTGAAGGTTTGGAAGTAGAGGAAGAAGCGCTAACTATAGAAGAAAAGCCATTGTCATTAGAAGATGTTCGTATTATGCAATCGATGCGTGAACAATTAATTAACAATCAACTAAGTTAA
- the narH gene encoding nitrate reductase subunit beta, whose translation MKIKAQIGMVMNLDKCIGCHTCSVTCKNTWTNRPGAEYMYFNNVETKPGIGYPKRWEDQDHYKGGWELDGNGELKLKSGSKTKRLMNLFYNPYQPTIDDYYEPWDYDYEKLTNSEERKHQPVARAKSAITGEFMDLEWGPNWEDDLAGGHITGLRDPNVEQMEESIKTEFEDVFMMYLPRICEHCINAPCVSSCPSGAMYKRDEDGIVLVDQNACRAWRHCVTSCPYKKVYFNWKTNKAEKCTMCYPRIENGQPTICSETCVGRIRYIGVMLYDADRVLEAASVEDEDKLYEEQLKIFLDPNDPEVIKQAKKDGIHDDWIEAAQESPIYRMIIDWKIALPLHPEYRTMPMVWYIPPLSPVMNVIEGKGSLADVDDIFPAIDDMRIPIEYLANLLTAGNTDHIRTVLKKMAVMRSFMRAETTGKSFDEEVMKELGLTKEETRKMFRLLSIAKYDDRFVIPKSHREDVRDLYEDQGACGLDFAGGPGSCGVLS comes from the coding sequence TTGAAGATTAAAGCACAAATCGGGATGGTCATGAATTTAGACAAATGTATTGGTTGTCATACATGCAGTGTAACGTGTAAAAACACCTGGACAAATCGTCCGGGTGCAGAATATATGTACTTCAACAATGTGGAAACGAAACCAGGTATTGGCTATCCGAAACGTTGGGAAGATCAGGACCATTATAAAGGTGGTTGGGAGTTAGACGGTAATGGAGAGTTAAAATTAAAATCAGGTTCCAAAACAAAACGACTTATGAACCTTTTTTACAATCCATATCAACCAACTATTGATGATTACTATGAGCCATGGGACTATGATTATGAGAAGTTAACGAATTCCGAAGAGCGTAAACATCAACCGGTAGCTCGTGCGAAATCAGCTATCACTGGTGAGTTTATGGATCTAGAATGGGGACCGAACTGGGAAGATGACTTAGCAGGCGGACACATTACTGGTTTACGTGATCCGAATGTCGAGCAAATGGAAGAATCCATCAAAACAGAGTTCGAAGACGTGTTTATGATGTATCTTCCTAGAATTTGCGAACATTGTATTAATGCACCGTGTGTATCTTCTTGTCCATCAGGTGCGATGTATAAACGAGATGAAGACGGTATTGTATTAGTGGATCAAAATGCATGCCGGGCATGGCGTCATTGTGTAACCTCATGTCCTTACAAGAAAGTCTATTTTAACTGGAAAACAAATAAAGCAGAAAAGTGTACCATGTGTTATCCACGGATTGAAAATGGACAGCCGACTATTTGTTCTGAAACATGTGTTGGTCGAATCCGCTATATTGGCGTTATGTTATATGATGCAGATCGTGTCTTGGAGGCAGCGTCCGTTGAAGATGAGGATAAACTTTATGAGGAACAACTAAAAATTTTCTTAGACCCAAATGATCCAGAGGTGATCAAACAAGCCAAAAAAGACGGTATCCATGATGACTGGATTGAGGCTGCACAAGAGTCACCTATTTATCGGATGATTATTGATTGGAAAATCGCATTACCGTTACATCCCGAATACCGCACGATGCCAATGGTTTGGTATATCCCACCACTTAGCCCTGTGATGAATGTGATTGAAGGAAAAGGCAGTCTTGCAGATGTTGATGATATTTTCCCTGCTATTGACGATATGCGTATTCCAATTGAGTATCTTGCGAACCTTTTAACTGCAGGTAACACCGATCATATTCGTACGGTTCTGAAAAAAATGGCGGTGATGAGAAGCTTTATGCGAGCAGAAACAACAGGAAAATCTTTTGATGAAGAGGTAATGAAGGAATTAGGTCTAACGAAAGAAGAAACAAGAAAGATGTTCCGTTTATTATCAATTGCGAAATATGACGATCGTTTTGTCATTCCAAAAAGCCACCGTGAGGATGTTCGTGACTTATATGAGGATCAAGGTGCATGTGGTCTTGACTTTGCCGGTGGTCCAGGAAGTTGCGGCGTCTTATCCTAA
- a CDS encoding nitrate reductase subunit alpha, with amino-acid sequence MPKKKSPLWQRMNYLKPKEKYANNHSQLQEGDRDWENVYRRRWQHDKVIRSTHGVNCTGSCSWNIFVKDGIVTWEGQSIDYPSTGPDMPDFEPRGCPRGASFSWYIYSPLRVKYPYVRKKLLMLWREALNIHENPLDAWKSIVENPEKARMYKSARGKGGLVRADWQEVTQLVAASVLYTTLTYGSDRNVGFSPIPAMSMVSHAAGSRFMSLLGGPMLSFYDWYADLPPASPQIWGDQTDVPESSDWYNAGYIMTWGSNVPLTRTPDAHFLAEARYKGTKVVSVSPDYAESTKFADDWMSVNQGSDGAMAMAMGHVILNEFYQKNRTPYFEDYAKQYTDFPFTVRLKQKGDTYIADRFLHAKDLAMETTNSEWKPLMYNNLTEDFAIPQGTMGSRWDKEGKWNLKLIDERNGEKIEPILGFLGIEDSIKTVEIAYFDANTRSTMKRNIPVKQVEINGNFEYVTTVYDLMLANYGIDRGIGGDVASSYDENEAFTPGWQENITGVDRNLVIKIAREFAQNAIDTNGRSMIIVGAGINHWFHSDAIYRAVVNLVIMVGAQGVNGGGWAHYVGQEKLRPAEGWNTIATAKDWQAPPKLQNGTSFFYFATDQWRYEETSINELTAKTVDEARYEHPADYNVLAARLGWLPSYPTFNKNSIDVYEEAVKAGNQTEEEIGNYVANQLKERKLEFSIEDPDNPVNYPRTLFVWRANLISSSGKGHEYFLKHLLGADHGLLNDDQDSLRPSEIKWRNQAPEGKLDLLVDLDFRMAGTGLYSDVILPAATWYEKHDLSSTDMHPFVHPFNPAISSPWEAKSDWDIFKALAKGITDLAEEVDFDEFKEIVTSPLLHDTPQEMAQPLGEIKDWSKAECEPIPGKTMPNVHVVARDYKQLYKKFTSLGDNIAKNPYGGKGINWSMEKEYEQTKHAIGQVEEEGISKGLPNITDARDACEAILRLSSTTNGKVAVKAWEALEKQTNLELKDLAEEREEELFTFEQINAQPKTVITSPAFSGSEKGGRRYSPFTTNIEKLIPFRTITGRQSYFVDHEMMKEFGEEMATYKPMLHHTPFKKDRPPVEGKEITLNYLTPHNKWSIHSMYYDAQPMLTLFRGGPTIWLNKDDASEAGIEDNDWIECFNRNGVVVARAVVSHRIPRTMAFMHHAQDRHIHVPGTNLTKNRGGTHNSPTKIHMKPTHMIGGYGQLSYGFNYYGPTGNQRDLHVVIRKLEEVDWLED; translated from the coding sequence ATGCCAAAGAAAAAATCTCCATTATGGCAACGTATGAATTATCTAAAACCAAAAGAAAAATATGCAAACAATCACAGTCAATTACAGGAAGGTGATCGTGATTGGGAAAATGTCTATCGCAGAAGATGGCAGCACGACAAGGTGATTCGCTCTACACATGGTGTCAACTGTACCGGTTCATGTAGCTGGAACATTTTTGTGAAAGACGGGATTGTAACGTGGGAAGGTCAGTCAATTGATTATCCTTCTACAGGACCAGATATGCCAGATTTTGAACCGCGTGGATGCCCAAGGGGAGCAAGCTTTTCCTGGTATATTTACAGTCCGTTGCGTGTTAAATACCCTTATGTCAGAAAAAAATTATTAATGTTATGGCGTGAAGCTTTAAATATACATGAAAATCCGTTAGATGCATGGAAGAGTATTGTAGAAAATCCGGAAAAAGCTCGAATGTACAAAAGCGCTCGAGGCAAAGGTGGTCTAGTTCGTGCAGATTGGCAAGAGGTTACTCAACTAGTAGCAGCATCTGTTTTATACACTACTTTAACATATGGATCAGATCGAAATGTTGGTTTCTCACCAATTCCTGCAATGTCGATGGTTAGTCATGCAGCTGGAAGTCGCTTTATGTCACTACTTGGTGGACCGATGCTCAGTTTTTATGATTGGTATGCGGACTTACCACCAGCATCTCCACAAATTTGGGGAGACCAAACAGACGTACCGGAAAGCTCTGACTGGTATAATGCAGGCTATATTATGACTTGGGGATCCAATGTACCATTAACCCGTACGCCAGATGCACACTTTCTGGCGGAAGCAAGATATAAAGGAACGAAAGTAGTCTCCGTCAGTCCGGACTATGCTGAATCAACCAAATTTGCAGATGATTGGATGTCCGTAAACCAAGGTTCAGATGGTGCGATGGCAATGGCTATGGGTCACGTTATTTTAAACGAGTTTTATCAGAAAAATCGTACACCATATTTTGAAGACTATGCCAAGCAATATACTGATTTTCCTTTTACCGTAAGATTAAAACAAAAAGGTGACACCTATATTGCAGATCGTTTCCTCCATGCCAAAGATTTGGCAATGGAAACTACCAATAGTGAATGGAAGCCGCTAATGTACAACAACTTAACAGAGGACTTTGCTATTCCACAAGGGACAATGGGTAGTCGCTGGGATAAAGAGGGTAAATGGAATCTGAAACTAATCGATGAACGGAATGGGGAAAAAATTGAACCAATTCTAGGGTTTTTAGGGATCGAGGATTCGATCAAGACCGTGGAAATTGCTTATTTCGACGCCAATACAAGATCAACCATGAAACGTAACATCCCGGTGAAACAAGTAGAAATCAACGGAAACTTTGAGTATGTTACAACGGTTTATGATTTAATGCTCGCTAATTACGGGATTGACAGAGGAATCGGCGGTGATGTTGCCTCATCCTATGATGAGAATGAAGCTTTCACACCTGGATGGCAAGAGAACATTACCGGAGTCGATCGAAATCTTGTTATCAAGATTGCCCGAGAATTTGCGCAAAATGCAATTGATACAAATGGTCGCTCCATGATCATTGTCGGAGCAGGAATTAATCACTGGTTCCATTCAGACGCGATTTACAGAGCGGTTGTCAACCTTGTGATTATGGTTGGTGCTCAAGGGGTAAACGGCGGTGGCTGGGCACATTACGTCGGTCAGGAGAAGTTACGCCCTGCTGAAGGATGGAACACGATAGCAACGGCAAAAGATTGGCAAGCACCACCGAAATTACAGAATGGAACATCTTTTTTCTATTTCGCAACAGATCAGTGGCGTTATGAAGAAACATCGATTAATGAGTTAACAGCAAAAACAGTAGATGAGGCAAGGTATGAACATCCAGCAGATTATAATGTGTTAGCAGCAAGATTGGGCTGGTTACCTTCCTACCCAACGTTTAACAAAAATAGTATCGATGTATACGAAGAAGCAGTGAAAGCCGGTAACCAAACAGAGGAAGAGATCGGCAACTATGTGGCGAACCAATTAAAAGAAAGAAAACTGGAATTTTCTATCGAAGACCCAGATAATCCGGTCAACTACCCAAGAACTCTTTTTGTCTGGAGAGCTAATTTAATTTCCAGTTCCGGAAAAGGTCATGAATATTTCTTAAAACATTTGTTGGGTGCGGATCATGGATTATTAAATGATGACCAAGACAGCCTGCGACCATCGGAAATAAAATGGCGTAATCAAGCACCAGAAGGAAAGTTGGATTTATTGGTTGACTTAGATTTCCGTATGGCAGGAACCGGTCTTTATTCCGATGTGATTTTACCAGCAGCAACATGGTATGAGAAGCACGATTTATCGAGTACGGATATGCATCCCTTTGTACATCCATTCAATCCGGCAATCTCATCACCATGGGAAGCAAAATCGGATTGGGATATATTCAAAGCATTAGCGAAAGGAATCACTGATTTAGCAGAAGAAGTAGATTTCGATGAATTCAAGGAAATTGTCACAAGTCCCTTACTACATGACACACCACAGGAAATGGCACAACCATTAGGCGAAATCAAGGACTGGTCAAAAGCCGAATGTGAACCGATCCCAGGAAAAACAATGCCAAACGTTCATGTAGTAGCTCGTGATTATAAACAACTTTATAAAAAATTCACTTCACTGGGCGATAATATTGCGAAGAATCCTTATGGTGGTAAAGGAATCAACTGGTCCATGGAAAAAGAATATGAACAAACAAAGCATGCAATTGGCCAAGTAGAAGAGGAAGGAATATCAAAAGGCTTACCTAATATTACCGATGCTCGAGATGCTTGTGAAGCAATTTTACGTTTGTCTTCCACAACAAACGGTAAAGTAGCCGTCAAAGCATGGGAAGCATTAGAAAAGCAAACAAACTTAGAACTTAAAGATTTAGCAGAAGAACGCGAGGAAGAATTGTTTACCTTTGAACAAATTAATGCACAGCCAAAAACAGTGATTACGTCTCCGGCGTTTAGTGGATCAGAAAAAGGTGGCAGAAGGTACTCACCTTTTACTACCAATATAGAAAAATTAATTCCGTTCCGTACGATAACCGGAAGACAGTCTTATTTTGTAGATCATGAAATGATGAAAGAATTTGGAGAAGAGATGGCAACTTATAAACCAATGCTTCATCATACACCGTTTAAGAAGGATCGCCCGCCAGTGGAAGGGAAAGAAATTACATTAAATTACCTGACTCCACACAACAAATGGTCGATTCACAGCATGTATTACGATGCACAGCCGATGCTGACTTTGTTCAGAGGTGGCCCTACTATTTGGCTTAACAAAGATGATGCTAGTGAAGCTGGTATTGAAGATAATGACTGGATCGAATGCTTTAATCGTAATGGTGTGGTTGTTGCCAGAGCTGTCGTTTCTCACCGGATACCGAGAACAATGGCATTTATGCATCATGCACAGGATCGTCATATTCACGTACCTGGTACGAACTTAACGAAAAATCGTGGAGGCACGCACAACAGTCCAACCAAAATTCATATGAAACCTACCCATATGATTGGTGGCTACGGTCAGCTTAGCTATGGATTTAACTATTATGGACCGACAGGAAATCAACGTGACTTACATGTCGTCATTCGCAAACTAGAGGAGGTTGATTGGCTTGAAGATTAA
- a CDS encoding PEP/pyruvate-binding domain-containing protein, protein MKMELKISTGIPGFDKTIDSLRLGDNVVWQVDNIRAYKDIITPYVDKALQDDRKVIYVRFGKHEPLIEREGVKQYNVDAKKGFESFATEIHRLIENEGFKTFYVFDSLTDLLSSWCSDLMIGNFFKVCCPYLYELDTVAYFAINRNVHTYSTIARIRETTQVLLDLYEVEGKHYIHPLKVWQRYSPTMFFPHLIEGDRVKSITASSEASALFSNINRVEERMDYWDVIFSRAREDLQKDQATQEKTKRFLMTLLIGEKSRMFDLCDQYFTLQDIFTIASREVGTGFIGGKSVGMLLARNILKEDKKDRFTKYMEAHDSFYIGSDIFYTYIVQNGWWKLRVKQKTKEGYYKYARELREKILNGEFPSNIKEQFVQVLEYFGQSPIIIRSSSLLEDNFGNAFAGKYDSVFCVNQGTPEERYKALEDAIRTVYASTMNEDALEYRMNRGLFEKDEQMAILIQRVSGDHYEDNFFPHIAGVGNSSNLYVWDKSVDMDAGMIRLVFGLGTRAVDRTVDDYAKIVTLDQPTRKPLMHMDDLKKFSQHGVDVLSMSRNEWTSVKLDEAIANVWDVERNLFASIDTETAFRLKDLGYKNMPTPYILDFKNVLKNSSFPEVMREILAEIARVYDYPVDVEFTANFRDKDNFKINIVQCRPLQTKGLGKSVDIPEISPDEACFIQTEGNFMGGNVRIPIDYCIYVDMDGYLNLSEQDKYSVARTIGKITRDLKNERVFLVGPGRWGTSTPSLGVPVHFSEIQHVAAICEVSSQAKGFMPELSYGSHFFQDIVESDIFYAAIFDGEEGVRFEPSYVTDQKNILTNWVETPTVSDEVIHVSKVTGMELLSDIVKQKLLCR, encoded by the coding sequence ATGAAAATGGAATTAAAGATATCAACAGGAATTCCTGGATTTGATAAGACGATTGACTCGTTGAGATTAGGAGATAATGTAGTATGGCAAGTTGATAATATTCGTGCATATAAAGATATTATTACTCCTTATGTAGATAAAGCATTACAAGATGATCGCAAGGTAATCTATGTACGCTTTGGCAAACATGAACCATTAATAGAAAGAGAGGGAGTTAAGCAGTACAACGTTGATGCAAAGAAAGGATTTGAAAGCTTTGCTACCGAAATTCATCGATTAATAGAAAATGAAGGATTCAAAACGTTCTACGTTTTCGATAGTTTGACGGATTTATTATCGAGTTGGTGTTCAGATCTAATGATTGGAAACTTTTTCAAAGTGTGCTGTCCCTATTTATATGAGTTAGATACGGTAGCTTACTTTGCGATTAACCGTAATGTTCACACGTATAGCACGATTGCTCGGATACGGGAAACCACACAGGTTTTGTTAGATTTATATGAAGTGGAGGGGAAGCACTATATTCATCCATTAAAAGTATGGCAACGCTATTCGCCCACGATGTTTTTCCCACATTTAATTGAAGGTGACCGAGTGAAAAGTATTACAGCAAGTTCAGAAGCTTCTGCTTTATTTTCTAATATCAATCGTGTGGAAGAACGGATGGATTATTGGGATGTTATTTTTTCAAGAGCACGTGAAGACTTGCAAAAAGATCAAGCGACACAAGAAAAAACAAAGAGATTTTTGATGACGCTGTTAATTGGTGAAAAGTCGAGAATGTTCGATCTTTGTGATCAATATTTCACATTGCAAGATATTTTCACCATTGCGTCGAGAGAAGTTGGTACTGGATTTATCGGTGGAAAAAGTGTCGGAATGCTGTTAGCAAGAAACATCTTAAAAGAAGATAAAAAGGATCGATTCACAAAATATATGGAAGCACATGATTCCTTTTATATCGGCTCTGACATTTTCTATACCTATATTGTTCAGAATGGCTGGTGGAAATTACGCGTTAAACAAAAAACAAAAGAAGGTTATTATAAGTACGCACGTGAATTACGGGAGAAAATATTAAATGGAGAGTTTCCTTCTAATATTAAAGAACAATTCGTTCAAGTATTGGAATATTTCGGTCAGTCTCCGATTATTATTCGTTCCAGTTCTTTGTTGGAAGATAATTTTGGTAACGCGTTTGCAGGGAAATATGATAGCGTCTTTTGTGTTAATCAAGGCACACCAGAAGAGCGGTATAAGGCATTAGAAGATGCGATACGTACTGTATACGCCAGTACAATGAATGAGGATGCATTGGAATATCGTATGAATCGAGGTTTATTTGAAAAAGATGAGCAAATGGCAATTTTGATTCAGCGAGTATCTGGTGATCATTATGAAGATAACTTTTTCCCGCATATCGCTGGTGTTGGTAATTCTTCCAATCTCTATGTCTGGGATAAAAGTGTTGATATGGATGCGGGGATGATTCGTTTAGTATTCGGATTAGGAACCAGAGCAGTTGACCGAACGGTAGATGACTATGCCAAAATTGTTACATTGGATCAGCCAACACGGAAGCCGTTAATGCATATGGATGATTTAAAGAAATTTTCGCAGCATGGAGTAGACGTTCTATCCATGTCGAGAAATGAATGGACTAGTGTGAAGTTAGATGAGGCAATAGCCAACGTTTGGGATGTCGAGCGTAACTTATTTGCCTCGATTGATACCGAAACAGCTTTCCGGTTGAAGGATCTAGGTTATAAGAACATGCCAACTCCATATATTCTTGATTTTAAAAATGTATTAAAAAACTCTAGTTTTCCAGAAGTTATGAGAGAGATTTTAGCAGAAATAGCTCGTGTCTATGATTACCCTGTTGATGTAGAGTTTACCGCCAACTTTCGTGATAAAGATAACTTTAAGATCAATATTGTCCAATGCAGACCTTTGCAAACAAAAGGACTAGGAAAATCAGTAGACATACCAGAAATTAGCCCTGATGAAGCCTGTTTTATTCAAACAGAAGGTAACTTTATGGGAGGAAACGTTCGTATTCCAATAGATTATTGTATTTATGTAGATATGGATGGTTACCTCAATCTAAGTGAACAAGATAAATATAGTGTGGCACGAACCATTGGCAAAATAACAAGAGATCTCAAAAATGAACGTGTATTTCTAGTTGGCCCAGGCCGGTGGGGCACGTCTACACCTTCACTTGGTGTACCTGTTCACTTTTCTGAAATTCAGCATGTTGCTGCTATATGCGAGGTTTCATCACAAGCAAAAGGTTTTATGCCGGAATTATCCTATGGTAGTCACTTCTTTCAAGATATTGTTGAATCGGATATTTTTTATGCGGCAATATTTGATGGAGAAGAAGGTGTTCGATTTGAACCTTCCTATGTAACAGATCAGAAAAATATTTTAACTAATTGGGTAGAAACGCCGACAGTTTCAGATGAAGTGATCCATGTAAGTAAAGTTACTGGTATGGAACTATTATCAGACATTGTGAAGCAGAAGTTATTGTGTAGATAG